In the Gemmatimonadaceae bacterium genome, one interval contains:
- a CDS encoding protein kinase: MDREIGVGGMATVYLARDLRHDRLVALKLLRPELGAVIGAERFLAEIKLTANLQHPHILPLFDSGAVDGLLFYVMPYVEGVSVRERLNREKQLPIAESVKIATEVASALDYAHRRNVIHRDIKPENILLHDGQALVADFGIALAVSTAGTRMTETGMSLGTPHYMSPEQAMGEREITARSDVYALGAVTYEMLVGEPPFTGPTAQSIVAKVLTEQPRPLLPKRHTIPRHVELAVLTALEKLPADRFATAAEFSAAINTPGVVTAAARATGAVRSAAIPWWRRPLVALPAIALAAIALGYAIGSAASADQRAVPAVSRFVVATPPDHRLDGSGLTMLTISPDGGTLVYAGHGARGVQLYRRRLDELVATPIAGTEGAANPLFSPDGQWISFTAGTTMKRMSAAGGAVVPVPTGALFPQGGIWLDNLTLAVTGLDGAIYAIDGEGKSRVVAGPDSSKGESALIVTHAVDGGRSVITIAAPGAGVIGRPYLIDVASGKRKLILDQVVAGVAYDRGYIAWIDPEGTLFGAAFDLDDAKLTGTPVTLAQQVLLPVGGPPQVSVSHNGSLVYVPQLPFELMLVDRAGVATRAADVQRRFHSPRFSPDGARIAVDFTQQGTRDVWTLDLRDRTLTRLTFDNDGHDPVWDASGRRVAYASARNGVIGMFARNADGSGAADSIYVGASAQTVAAFLPGDQRALTILTGAAGSFDLALTPLTGDRKEQPFLATNFNEYYPAISPDGRWLAYVSDESGQNEVYVRPLDGPGGKMLVSQSGGIEPVWSRNGRELFYRGTGREDTPLMAVSVQTAPEFRVLSRTPLFDVSVYEAAIPHSNYDVRADGKFVMVYQGRLSDMVVIQNWTEEVKRKGRAAGR, from the coding sequence ATCGACCGCGAGATCGGCGTCGGCGGGATGGCCACTGTATACCTCGCGCGCGATCTCAGGCACGACCGCCTCGTCGCGCTCAAGCTGCTCCGCCCCGAGCTGGGAGCCGTGATCGGCGCGGAGCGATTCCTCGCGGAGATCAAGCTGACCGCGAACCTGCAGCACCCGCACATTCTCCCGCTGTTCGACTCCGGCGCGGTCGACGGATTGCTCTTCTACGTGATGCCGTACGTCGAAGGCGTGTCCGTGCGCGAGCGGCTGAATCGCGAGAAGCAGCTCCCCATCGCGGAGTCGGTCAAGATCGCGACCGAAGTCGCGAGCGCGCTCGACTACGCGCATCGCCGCAACGTGATCCACCGCGACATCAAGCCGGAGAACATCCTGCTGCACGACGGGCAGGCGCTCGTCGCCGACTTCGGGATCGCCCTCGCGGTCAGCACCGCCGGCACGCGCATGACCGAGACCGGGATGTCGCTCGGCACCCCGCACTACATGAGCCCCGAGCAGGCGATGGGCGAGCGCGAGATCACCGCGCGCTCCGACGTGTATGCGCTTGGCGCCGTCACGTACGAGATGCTGGTCGGCGAGCCGCCGTTCACCGGCCCGACCGCGCAGTCAATCGTCGCGAAGGTTCTGACCGAGCAGCCGCGGCCGCTCCTGCCCAAGCGGCACACGATCCCGCGGCACGTCGAGCTGGCGGTGCTCACCGCGCTGGAGAAGCTCCCGGCCGACCGGTTCGCGACCGCCGCGGAATTCTCCGCGGCGATCAACACGCCCGGCGTCGTAACGGCGGCGGCGCGCGCGACCGGCGCCGTTCGCTCCGCCGCTATTCCGTGGTGGCGGCGGCCTCTCGTGGCGCTCCCGGCGATCGCGCTGGCCGCGATCGCGCTCGGCTACGCCATCGGAAGCGCGGCGTCCGCCGATCAGCGCGCGGTTCCCGCCGTATCGCGCTTCGTCGTCGCGACGCCGCCGGACCATCGCCTGGACGGATCGGGGCTGACGATGCTCACGATCTCTCCCGACGGCGGAACGCTGGTGTACGCCGGTCACGGCGCGCGCGGAGTGCAGCTGTACCGCAGGCGGCTGGACGAGCTGGTCGCGACTCCCATCGCCGGAACGGAGGGAGCGGCGAACCCGCTGTTCAGCCCCGACGGGCAGTGGATCAGCTTCACCGCCGGCACGACGATGAAGAGGATGTCAGCGGCGGGCGGCGCCGTCGTCCCGGTTCCCACGGGCGCGCTGTTTCCGCAGGGAGGGATCTGGCTCGACAACCTCACGCTCGCCGTCACCGGTCTCGACGGCGCGATCTACGCGATCGACGGCGAAGGCAAGAGCCGCGTCGTCGCCGGCCCGGATTCGTCGAAGGGCGAGTCCGCGCTGATCGTGACGCACGCGGTCGATGGCGGGCGCTCGGTGATAACTATCGCCGCACCGGGCGCGGGCGTCATCGGCCGGCCGTACCTCATCGACGTCGCCAGCGGCAAGCGGAAGCTGATACTCGACCAGGTCGTCGCGGGCGTGGCGTACGACCGCGGCTACATCGCGTGGATCGATCCGGAGGGAACGCTGTTCGGCGCGGCGTTCGATCTGGACGACGCGAAGCTCACCGGCACGCCGGTGACGCTGGCGCAGCAGGTCCTGCTGCCGGTGGGCGGACCGCCGCAAGTCTCGGTCTCGCACAACGGCTCGCTGGTATACGTGCCGCAGCTTCCGTTCGAGCTGATGCTGGTGGATCGGGCCGGCGTCGCGACGCGCGCGGCGGACGTGCAGCGGCGCTTCCACAGTCCCCGCTTCTCGCCGGACGGAGCGCGGATCGCGGTGGACTTCACGCAGCAGGGGACGCGCGACGTGTGGACGCTCGACCTGCGGGACCGCACGCTCACGCGCCTCACCTTCGACAACGACGGGCACGATCCGGTGTGGGACGCGAGCGGCCGGCGGGTGGCGTACGCGAGCGCGCGCAACGGTGTGATCGGGATGTTCGCGCGGAATGCCGACGGGAGCGGCGCCGCGGATTCAATCTACGTCGGCGCGTCGGCGCAGACCGTGGCTGCGTTCCTTCCCGGCGACCAGCGCGCGCTGACGATTCTCACGGGGGCGGCCGGCAGCTTCGATCTCGCGCTCACGCCGCTCACCGGCGACCGGAAGGAGCAGCCGTTCCTCGCCACCAATTTCAATGAGTACTACCCCGCGATCTCGCCGGACGGCCGCTGGCTGGCGTACGTGTCCGACGAGTCGGGCCAGAACGAGGTATACGTGCGTCCGCTCGACGGTCCGGGCGGAAAGATGCTCGTGTCGCAGAGCGGCGGCATCGAGCCGGTCTGGTCGCGCAACGGAAGAGAGCTGTTCTACCGCGGGACCGGGCGGGAAGACACGCCGCTGATGGCGGTGTCGGTCCAGACCGCGCCGGAGTTCCGCGTGCTGTCGCGAACTCCGCTATTCGACGTGTCGGTGTACGAGGCCGCGATCCCGCACTCGAACTACGACGTGCGGGCGGACGGGAAGTTCGTGATGGTGTACCAGGGCCGCCTGTCCGACATGGTCGTGATTCAGAACTGGACGGAGGAAGTGAAGCGGAAGGGCAGGGCGGCGGGACGTTAG
- a CDS encoding PP2C family serine/threonine-protein phosphatase translates to MPHCDDRPPPAEIASPELKRPRDDELDLFGLTHQGKVRETNQDHFLVCTVHPQVVVHKTSLPHVDKLPLRGSRLATILVVADGVGGGDFGSEAAQLATESVTKYVSCTLRSYHAAGKASDEELLDSLRTAIGEAHDAVLADGAGRTPPTSMASTLTVGLVIWPWAYVVQVGDSRGYYWNGSELKRLTRDQTIAQDLVDKGVLPAERMEISPYRNVLASAIGGGEATPEVTCIEIQRSGTLLFCSDGLTKHVTDEEIGERMSRMTGSEQLARELLDLALERGGTDNVTIVVGRAPPEKTPPVSRPAFSP, encoded by the coding sequence ATGCCCCACTGCGACGACCGTCCTCCGCCCGCCGAGATCGCGTCACCCGAGCTGAAACGTCCGCGCGACGACGAGCTCGATCTCTTCGGGCTGACGCACCAGGGCAAGGTCCGCGAGACCAATCAGGATCATTTTCTCGTTTGCACCGTGCACCCGCAGGTCGTGGTGCACAAGACGAGCCTGCCGCACGTGGACAAGTTGCCGCTGCGCGGGTCGCGGCTCGCGACGATTCTGGTCGTGGCCGACGGCGTGGGCGGCGGCGACTTCGGGAGCGAGGCGGCGCAGCTCGCGACCGAGTCGGTCACGAAGTACGTGTCGTGCACGCTGCGCTCGTACCACGCGGCCGGGAAAGCGTCGGACGAAGAGCTGCTCGATTCGCTGCGCACCGCGATCGGCGAGGCGCACGACGCGGTGCTGGCCGACGGCGCGGGTCGTACACCGCCCACGAGCATGGCTTCCACGCTCACCGTCGGGCTCGTGATCTGGCCGTGGGCGTACGTGGTGCAGGTGGGCGACAGCCGCGGCTATTACTGGAACGGCAGCGAGCTCAAGCGGCTCACGCGCGATCAGACGATCGCGCAGGACTTGGTGGACAAGGGAGTGCTGCCCGCGGAGCGCATGGAGATCTCGCCTTACCGCAACGTGCTCGCGAGCGCGATCGGGGGCGGCGAGGCCACTCCCGAAGTCACGTGCATAGAGATCCAGCGCAGCGGCACGCTGCTGTTCTGCTCGGACGGCCTCACCAAGCACGTCACGGACGAGGAGATCGGTGAGCGCATGAGCCGCATGACCGGCTCCGAGCAGCTGGCGCGCGAGCTGCTCGATCTCGCGCTCGAGCGCGGCGGAACCGACAACGTCACCATCGTGGTTGGCCGCGCGCCGCCGGAGAAGACGCCGCCGGTATCACGCCCGGCCTTTTCTCCCTAA
- a CDS encoding cupin domain-containing protein: MRSFFLVILPAAAALACARTVAVPPPPPAAEVSMTPVHRSTEGMVLAHANLMGWGAGPAALPAGAQMIVLDGDPTKAELFTLRLKLPNNYTIQPHYHPQWEHITVISGLFHIGMGDTFRAGGWNELQPGSFIAMRPGMRHFVHTVGETVVQLHAMGPWVVTYVNPADDPRNR; the protein is encoded by the coding sequence GTGCGAAGCTTTTTCCTGGTAATCTTGCCGGCGGCGGCAGCGCTGGCGTGCGCGCGAACTGTTGCGGTGCCGCCCCCGCCGCCGGCGGCGGAAGTTTCGATGACGCCCGTGCATCGATCCACCGAAGGGATGGTGCTCGCGCACGCGAACCTCATGGGGTGGGGCGCGGGACCCGCGGCGCTGCCGGCCGGCGCGCAGATGATAGTGCTCGACGGCGATCCGACCAAGGCCGAGCTGTTCACGCTGCGGCTCAAGCTCCCCAACAACTACACGATTCAGCCGCACTATCACCCGCAGTGGGAGCACATCACCGTCATCAGTGGACTGTTCCACATCGGCATGGGCGACACGTTCAGGGCGGGCGGCTGGAACGAGCTGCAGCCGGGCTCGTTCATCGCGATGCGGCCGGGGATGCGGCACTTCGTGCACACGGTCGGAGAGACGGTCGTGCAGCTGCACGCGATGGGACCGTGGGTGGTGACGTACGTGAATCCGGCGGACGATCCGAGGAATCGATAA
- the gyrA gene encoding DNA gyrase subunit A: protein MTAPIIRERILPRLIDDEIKESFINYSMSVIVSRALPDVRDGLKPVHRRVLYAMNELGLVPGRPYKKSATVVGDVLGKYHPHGDSSVYDALVRMVQDFSLRYPLVDGQGNFGSVDGDPAAAYRYTEARLTRVAMEMLADIDKNTVDFTPNFDDRLMEPSVLPSAVPNLLVNGSSGIAVGMATNIPPHNVREVVNALVALIEDPEIEPGAVRKLIKGPDFPTGGYIYGRAGIRAYQETGRGRIVMRARAVIEEKESSNKSQIVVNELPYQVNKAKLIIDMVELVKEGKLEGISALRDESDKDGMRIVIELKRDAIPRVVLNQLYKHTAMQSTFGVIMLALVPDPGTGQLVPKIMPLRDVLLHYIEHRHTVVIRRTQFDLDKAVEREHILEGLKIAVDNIDAVIKLIRAADDTATASGQLQKKFKLSERQAEAILNMRLAKLTGLEIEKLEVELKEVRATIKDLRDILSSKPRRMRLVRAELEKVAETYGDERRSEITSDEGEFTIEDLIAEEDMVITISHSGYIKRTSVSTYHKQRRGGRGLSGQGLKEEDFIERLFIGSTHDYMLCFTHDGRCFWLKVHELPQAGRAARGKPIVNLINVSPETQIKAIVPVRAFSDTEFLLFCTRDGTVKKTALSQYANPRANGIKAIKIDAGDELIDVQVTSGTNDVVLATKHGLSIRFHEQQVRQMGRDTTGVKGVELRANDHVVGMVVIKREATLLVVTERGLGKCSNIDDYRVQNRGGKGIITVNRTEKTGDVVGIMEVLPEDEIMIITRGGVIIRSPVSQIRTTGRIAQGVRLVNLDPGDVVTAVARVVPEDEGEDGGPGGPGGPGGPGDTGGDEADEAVEAGSES, encoded by the coding sequence ATGACCGCGCCCATCATCCGCGAACGCATCCTTCCGCGCCTCATAGACGACGAGATCAAAGAGTCGTTCATCAACTACTCGATGAGCGTCATCGTGTCGCGCGCGCTCCCCGACGTGCGCGACGGGCTCAAGCCCGTGCACCGCCGCGTGCTGTACGCGATGAACGAGCTCGGTCTCGTGCCGGGCCGGCCGTACAAGAAATCGGCGACCGTCGTCGGCGACGTGCTCGGCAAGTATCACCCGCACGGCGACTCGTCGGTGTACGATGCGCTCGTGCGCATGGTGCAGGATTTCTCGCTGCGCTATCCGCTGGTGGACGGGCAGGGGAACTTCGGCTCGGTGGACGGCGATCCCGCGGCCGCGTACCGGTACACCGAGGCGCGGCTCACGCGCGTCGCGATGGAGATGCTCGCCGACATCGACAAGAACACCGTCGACTTCACGCCGAACTTCGACGACCGGCTGATGGAGCCGAGTGTGCTCCCGTCGGCGGTGCCAAACCTGCTGGTGAACGGCTCGTCGGGGATCGCGGTCGGCATGGCGACGAACATCCCGCCGCACAACGTCCGGGAAGTCGTCAACGCGCTCGTCGCGCTGATCGAAGATCCTGAGATCGAGCCGGGCGCGGTGCGGAAGCTCATCAAGGGCCCGGATTTCCCGACGGGCGGCTACATCTACGGCCGCGCCGGCATCCGCGCCTACCAGGAGACGGGGCGCGGCCGGATCGTGATGCGCGCGCGCGCCGTCATCGAGGAAAAGGAATCCTCCAACAAGTCGCAGATCGTCGTGAACGAGCTGCCGTACCAGGTGAACAAGGCCAAGCTCATCATCGACATGGTCGAGCTGGTGAAGGAAGGGAAGCTCGAGGGGATCTCCGCGCTGCGCGACGAGTCCGACAAGGACGGCATGCGCATCGTGATCGAGCTCAAGCGCGACGCCATCCCGCGCGTGGTGCTGAACCAGCTGTACAAGCACACGGCGATGCAGTCCACGTTCGGCGTGATCATGCTGGCGCTGGTGCCCGACCCGGGCACGGGCCAGCTCGTGCCGAAGATCATGCCGCTGCGCGACGTGCTGCTGCACTACATCGAGCACCGGCATACCGTGGTGATCCGTCGGACGCAGTTCGATCTCGACAAGGCGGTCGAGCGCGAGCACATCCTCGAGGGTCTCAAGATCGCGGTCGACAACATCGACGCGGTCATCAAGCTCATCCGCGCCGCCGACGACACGGCGACGGCGAGCGGGCAGCTGCAGAAGAAGTTCAAGCTCAGCGAGCGGCAGGCCGAGGCGATCCTCAACATGCGGCTCGCCAAGCTCACGGGTCTCGAGATCGAGAAGCTGGAGGTCGAGCTGAAGGAGGTGCGCGCGACGATCAAGGACCTGCGCGACATCCTCTCGTCCAAGCCGCGCCGGATGCGGCTCGTCCGCGCGGAGCTGGAGAAAGTCGCCGAGACGTACGGGGACGAGCGGAGATCGGAGATAACGAGCGACGAGGGCGAGTTCACGATCGAGGATCTGATCGCCGAGGAGGACATGGTGATCACGATCTCGCACTCGGGCTACATCAAGCGCACGAGCGTGTCCACGTACCACAAGCAGCGGCGCGGCGGGCGCGGGCTCAGCGGCCAGGGGCTCAAGGAAGAGGACTTCATCGAGCGGCTGTTCATCGGCTCGACGCACGACTACATGCTGTGCTTCACGCACGACGGCCGCTGCTTCTGGCTCAAGGTGCACGAGCTGCCGCAGGCCGGGCGCGCGGCGCGCGGCAAGCCGATCGTCAACCTGATCAACGTCTCGCCCGAGACGCAGATCAAGGCGATCGTGCCGGTGCGCGCGTTCAGCGACACCGAGTTCCTCCTGTTCTGCACGCGCGACGGCACGGTGAAGAAGACCGCGCTGTCGCAGTATGCCAACCCGCGCGCCAACGGGATCAAGGCGATCAAGATCGACGCCGGCGACGAGCTGATCGACGTGCAGGTGACGAGCGGCACCAACGACGTCGTGCTCGCGACCAAGCACGGCCTGTCCATCCGCTTCCACGAGCAGCAGGTCCGGCAGATGGGACGCGACACCACGGGCGTGAAGGGCGTGGAGCTGCGCGCGAATGACCATGTCGTGGGGATGGTCGTCATCAAGCGTGAGGCGACACTGCTCGTCGTGACGGAGCGCGGGCTCGGCAAGTGCTCCAATATCGACGACTACCGCGTGCAGAATCGCGGCGGCAAGGGGATCATCACGGTGAACCGCACCGAGAAGACCGGAGACGTCGTGGGAATCATGGAAGTGCTGCCGGAAGACGAGATCATGATCATCACCCGCGGCGGAGTCATCATCCGCTCGCCGGTCTCGCAGATCCGCACCACCGGCCGGATCGCGCAGGGCGTGCGGCTCGTGAATCTCGATCCGGGCGACGTCGTGACCGCGGTCGCGCGCGTGGTGCCGGAGGACGAGGGCGAAGATGGCGGCCCGGGCGGCCCGGGCGGCCCGGGCGGCCCGGGCGACACCGGCGGCGACGAAGCCGACGAGGCAGTAGAGGCCGGCTCCGAGAGCTGA